In Mycteria americana isolate JAX WOST 10 ecotype Jacksonville Zoo and Gardens chromosome W unlocalized genomic scaffold, USCA_MyAme_1.0 Scaffold_33, whole genome shotgun sequence, a single genomic region encodes these proteins:
- the LOC142403070 gene encoding transmembrane emp24 domain-containing protein 7 isoform X2 yields MLLRGFGTAGQSGWLMLLLVACVARASEITFELPDNAKQCFYEEIVQGTKCTLEFQVGEDPPLFPSENRATALTQMESACVSIHEALKSVIDYQTHFRLREAQGRSRAEDLNTRVAYWSIGEAVILLVVSIGQVFLLKSFFSDKRTTTTRVGS; encoded by the exons ATGCTGTTACGGGGCTTCGGAACCGCGGGACAGTCGGGGTGGctgatgctgctgctggtggcctgCGTGGCACGGGCCTCTGAGATCACTTTCGAGCTGCCTGACAATGCCAAGCAATGCTTCTACGAGGAGATTGTCCAGGGCACTAAGTGCACCCTCGAGTTTCAG GTTGGAGAAGATCCACCGCTGTTTCCTAGTGAGAACAGAGCAACTGCACTTACTCAG ATGGAGTCTGCGTGTGTTTCAATTCATGAAGCTTTGAAGTCTGTCATTGATTATCAGACTCATTTCCGGTTGAGAGAAGCACAAGGCCgcagcagagcagaggatttAAACACAAGAGTAGCCTATTGGTCAATAGGGGAAGCAGTCATTCTTCTTGTAGTTAGTATTGGGCAGGTATTTCTCCTCAAAAGCTTCTTCTCAGATAAAAGAACCACGACAACCCGTGTTGGATCATAA
- the LOC142403070 gene encoding transmembrane emp24 domain-containing protein 7 isoform X1, with product MLLRGFGTAGQSGWLMLLLVACVARASEITFELPDNAKQCFYEEIVQGTKCTLEFQVITGGHYDVDCRLEGPDGAVLYKEMKKQYDSFTFTASRNGTYKFCFSNEFSTFTHKTVYFDFQVGEDPPLFPSENRATALTQMESACVSIHEALKSVIDYQTHFRLREAQGRSRAEDLNTRVAYWSIGEAVILLVVSIGQVFLLKSFFSDKRTTTTRVGS from the exons ATGCTGTTACGGGGCTTCGGAACCGCGGGACAGTCGGGGTGGctgatgctgctgctggtggcctgCGTGGCACGGGCCTCTGAGATCACTTTCGAGCTGCCTGACAATGCCAAGCAATGCTTCTACGAGGAGATTGTCCAGGGCACTAAGTGCACCCTCGAGTTTCAG gtGATCACTGGAGGTCATTATGATGTTGACTGTCGGTTGGAAGGTCCTGATGGTGCTGTGTTATACAAAGAGATGAAGAAACAATATGATAGTTTCACATTTACTGCATCCAGAAATGGAACATACAAATTCTGCTTCAGCAATGAGTTCTCTACTTTCACACACAAAACTGTGTACTTTGATTTCCAGGTTGGAGAAGATCCACCGCTGTTTCCTAGTGAGAACAGAGCAACTGCACTTACTCAG ATGGAGTCTGCGTGTGTTTCAATTCATGAAGCTTTGAAGTCTGTCATTGATTATCAGACTCATTTCCGGTTGAGAGAAGCACAAGGCCgcagcagagcagaggatttAAACACAAGAGTAGCCTATTGGTCAATAGGGGAAGCAGTCATTCTTCTTGTAGTTAGTATTGGGCAGGTATTTCTCCTCAAAAGCTTCTTCTCAGATAAAAGAACCACGACAACCCGTGTTGGATCATAA